Proteins from a genomic interval of Actinoalloteichus hymeniacidonis:
- a CDS encoding WhiB family transcriptional regulator, with protein MDWRHDAACRDEDPELFFPVGNSGPALLQIAEAKAVCRRCPVSSECLSWALESGQDAGVWGAMSEDERRALKRRNARTRARSNV; from the coding sequence ATGGACTGGCGCCACGATGCGGCCTGCCGTGACGAGGACCCCGAGCTGTTCTTCCCCGTGGGAAACAGCGGTCCCGCCCTTCTGCAGATCGCCGAGGCGAAGGCCGTCTGCCGCCGCTGCCCGGTGTCCTCCGAGTGCCTGAGCTGGGCTTTGGAGAGCGGGCAGGACGCGGGCGTCTGGGGCGCGATGAGTGAAGATGAGCGACGCGCTCTTAAGCGGCGTAACGCTCGCACTCGCGCCCGCAGCAACGTCTGA